The following are encoded in a window of Rhizophagus irregularis chromosome 4, complete sequence genomic DNA:
- a CDS encoding uncharacterized protein (SECRETED:cutsite_GNA-ID; SECRETED:prob_0.8626); SECRETED:SignalP(1-23), translated as MSQNNNIIYFLVILVFTINYGNAIDVKVGDGYYPFDPSIVGAYYDEPIVFIRIGIKTFVLDEYDHCTKSERPDSFHAILTDEQPNATFIPKDTGRTEFKIHTNEPGCGFQDMCFISASKDPQGPFPNNKNNNNNNNNNNNNNNNNNNNNNNNNNNNNSNNNNNNNNTTIIANGASDNVQIPTIICNRSVIVLAVIGVVMAHFIL; from the exons atgtctcaaaataataatattatttattttttggttatcTTGGTTTTCACAATTAATTATGGTAATGCAATAGATGTCAAAGTTGGAGATGGTTATTATCCGTTTGACCCCTCGATCGTTGGTGCATATTATGATGAGCCT atagtATTTATAAGAATAGGTATTAAGACGTTTGTACTCGATGAATATGATCATTGTACAAAATCCGAAAGACCTGATTCTT TTCATGCAATATTAACGGATGAACAACCGAACGCTACATTTATACCTAAAGATACCGGAAGAACTGAATTTAAAATACACACTAATGAACCCGGTTGTGGATTTCAGGATATGTGTTTTATTAGTGCAAGTAAAGACCCACAAGGACCATTTcctaataataagaataacaacaacaacaacaacaacaataataataacaacaacaataacaacaacaacaacaacaacaacaataataataataatagtaataataataacaacaataataataccaCTATTATAGCTAATGGAGCCAGCGATAATGTTCAAATACCCACCATTATTTGTAATCGTAGCGTAATAGTTTTGGCTGTTATAGGTGTAGTGATGGCCCATTTCATACTCTGA
- a CDS encoding uncharacterized protein (SECRETED:cutsite_GNA-ID; SECRETED:prob_0.8979); SECRETED:SignalP(1-23) — protein MSQKNIITYFLAILVFTVNYGNAIDVQVGGGLYSTFNPSFVSAYYNEPIVFIRTGTKTFILDEYDHCTKSERPDSFHATLTDEQPKATFIPKNTGNFEFIIRTNGPGCEFQNTCTIFVSKDPYQPYQPYQPFPNNNNNGNNNNNNNNNNNNNNNNNNNNNNNNNNNNNNNNNNNNNNNNNNNNNNHNNNNSNNNITIIANGASDNAQIPTIICNRSIIVFAIIGIVMAHFIL, from the exons atgtctcaaaaaaatattattacttattttttggCTATCTTGGTTTTCACGGTTAATTATGGTAATGCAATAGATGTTCAAGTTGGAGGTGGTTTATATTCTACGTTTAACCCCTCGTTCGTTAGTGCATATTATAATGAGCCT atagtATTTATAAGAACAGGCACTAAGACGTTTATACTCGATGAATATGATCATTGTACAAAATCCGAAAGACCTGATTCTT tTCATGCAACATTAACGGATGAACAACCGAAAGCTACATTTATACCTAAAAATACcggaaattttgaatttattatacgCACTAATGGACCCGGTTGTGAGTTTCAGAATACATGTACTATTTTTGTAAGTAAAGACCCATATCAACCATATCAACCATATCAACCAtttcctaataataataataatggcaataataataataataataataataataataataataataataataataataataataataataataataataataataataacaacaacaacaacaacaacaacaacaataataataataataacaacaataataatcataacaacaataatagcaataataatatcacCATTATAGCTAATGGAGCCAGCGATAATGCTCAAATACCCACCATTATTTGTAATCGTAGCATAATAGTTTTTGCTATTATAGGTATAGTGATGGCCCATTTCATACTCTGA
- a CDS encoding uncharacterized protein (SECRETED:cutsite_SVA-TN; SECRETED:prob_0.5406); SECRETED:SignalP(1-26), translating into MWLNRNFLFITTGLVVLMLFFSSSVATNDHHYKHCSTAIRAHHYTKTVYPSHCPKRCPKTTTTTSTTTATSATTTTTTTTTTTTTTTTTTTTSTTFVPPDNLLKKRHRQDDHEAIKCVPDKQKHYIHRHGKCTEIRYCTPTVYKPCPKDKTTTKTVLATSTLISTSTSTSTSTSTSTSTSTSTILIPTCMPDGSPCTLDNFITCCHQSCFFGDNFPNGVCF; encoded by the coding sequence atgtGGTTGaatagaaattttcttttcattacgACTGGTTTAGTCGTTTTGATGCTTTTTTTCTCGTCATCAGTAGCAACTAATGATCACCATTATAAACACTGCAGCACTGCTATCAGAGCACATCATTATACTAAAACTGTTTACCCCTCACATTGCCCAAAAAGATGCCCTAAAACAACAACTACTACATCTACCACTACTGCAACCTCcgccaccaccaccaccaccaccacaaCCACAACCACCACCACCACTACCACTACCACTACTACTAGCACCACTTTTGTCCCTCCTgataacttattaaaaaagagGCATCGACAAGATGACCATGAAGCCATTAAGTGCGTTCCTGATAAACAGAAACACTATATTCATAGACATGGAAAATGCACAGAAATCAGATATTGTACCCCAACTGTTTATAAACCATGCCCCAAAGATAAAACCACAACAAAAACCGTTCTTGCAACCTCTACCTTAATTTCTACCTCCACTTCTACTTCTACTTCCACCTCCACTTCCACCTCCACTTCCACCTCCACTATATTAATTCCTACATGTATGCCTGATGGTTCTCCATGTActcttgataattttattacgtGCTGCCATCAAAGTTGCTTTTTTGGAGACAATTTCCCTAATGGAGTATGcttctaa